From a single Vibrio chagasii genomic region:
- the yiaY gene encoding L-threonine dehydrogenase produces the protein MSSAFYIPTINFMGTGCLKDAADSIQSQGFKKGLIVTDKILNQIGVVKQVQDLLGERGVDAVVFDGTQPNPTITNVNDGLELLTNNDCDFVISLGGGSPHDCAKGIALVASNGGKIADYEGVDQSEKPMMPLIAINTTAGTASEMTRFCIITDEERHIKMAIVDKHTTPLISVNDPELMLAKPASLTAATGMDALTHAIEAYVSIAATPITDAVAIKAIELVQAHLRTAVAHGEDIEAREQMAYAQFMAGMAFNNASLGYVHAMAHQLGGFYDLPHGVCNAILLPHVQRYNAQVCPERLRDVAKAMGVNVESMTPEQGAEAAIEAIVQLANDVNIPTGIAQLGAKLEDIPTLSDNALKDACGFTNPKQATHEEISAIFEAAM, from the coding sequence ATGTCTAGTGCATTTTACATCCCTACAATCAACTTCATGGGTACTGGCTGTTTAAAGGATGCTGCTGATAGCATTCAGTCTCAAGGCTTTAAAAAAGGTCTTATCGTAACCGATAAAATCCTAAATCAAATTGGCGTGGTTAAGCAGGTTCAGGACCTTCTTGGCGAACGCGGTGTAGATGCTGTGGTATTCGACGGCACTCAACCAAACCCAACCATCACAAACGTAAACGATGGTCTTGAGCTGCTAACAAACAATGACTGTGACTTTGTTATCTCTCTTGGCGGCGGCTCTCCACACGACTGTGCAAAAGGTATTGCACTTGTAGCTTCTAACGGCGGCAAGATTGCAGATTACGAAGGTGTCGATCAATCTGAAAAACCGATGATGCCTCTTATCGCGATCAACACAACTGCGGGCACAGCATCAGAAATGACACGTTTCTGCATCATCACTGATGAAGAGCGTCACATTAAGATGGCTATCGTTGATAAGCACACAACACCGCTTATCTCAGTAAACGATCCTGAACTAATGCTTGCTAAGCCTGCATCATTAACTGCTGCAACGGGTATGGATGCGCTAACACACGCAATCGAAGCTTACGTTTCTATCGCAGCGACACCAATTACAGACGCAGTAGCGATTAAAGCGATTGAACTTGTGCAAGCACACCTAAGAACAGCAGTAGCGCACGGCGAAGACATTGAAGCTCGTGAGCAAATGGCTTACGCACAGTTCATGGCGGGTATGGCGTTCAACAACGCATCACTGGGCTATGTTCACGCGATGGCGCACCAACTAGGTGGCTTCTACGACCTTCCACACGGTGTATGTAACGCTATCTTGCTACCACACGTTCAACGCTACAACGCGCAAGTTTGTCCTGAGCGTCTACGTGATGTTGCGAAAGCAATGGGCGTGAATGTTGAAAGTATGACACCAGAGCAAGGTGCAGAAGCAGCAATCGAAGCGATTGTTCAACTAGCAAATGACGTGAATATCCCAACAGGTATCGCGCAACTTGGTGCGAAACTAGAAGACATTCCTACACTGTCTGACAACGCACTGAAAGATGCATGTGGTTTTACTAACCCTAAACAAGCGACTCACGAAGAAATCTCTGCGATTTTCGAAGCGGCAATGTAA
- a CDS encoding YccF domain-containing protein — translation MKTIGNIIWFLFGGVFMGLAWWFFGLLAFLTIVGIPWGRACFVMGNFSFFPFGQEAISRDELTNEMDIGTSPLGMIGNIIWFLFAGIWLAIGHIMSAVACFITIIGIPFAIQHLKLAVISLAPIGKTVVDKREAEAARVRNYKG, via the coding sequence ATGAAAACAATAGGTAACATCATTTGGTTTCTGTTCGGTGGCGTATTTATGGGATTGGCGTGGTGGTTCTTTGGGCTGCTTGCATTCCTTACCATCGTTGGTATTCCGTGGGGCAGAGCGTGTTTTGTTATGGGGAACTTCTCGTTCTTTCCATTTGGTCAAGAAGCCATTTCTCGTGATGAACTGACTAATGAAATGGATATCGGGACAAGCCCATTAGGCATGATAGGTAACATCATATGGTTCTTGTTTGCAGGTATTTGGCTTGCAATTGGTCATATCATGTCAGCGGTGGCGTGTTTCATTACCATCATCGGTATTCCATTTGCGATTCAGCACCTTAAGCTAGCCGTTATCTCACTGGCACCAATCGGTAAAACAGTGGTAGATAAACGTGAAGCAGAAGCGGCACGAGTAAGAAATTACAAAGGTTAA